From one Cherax quadricarinatus isolate ZL_2023a unplaced genomic scaffold, ASM3850222v1 Contig256, whole genome shotgun sequence genomic stretch:
- the LOC138851289 gene encoding uncharacterized protein gives MNVEMAERFEDITKEKLQNLKLQSCWQLARSLGIKYDRHFTAQTVRCMIQNVLFPDEQDPEIENGEADIPSFLNSFLQTPEAETTTLTTPTGDDGHELPDTRKRYAATTTPIPSPRTIWGTELNHTKETDPGLI, from the exons ATGAATGTAGAAATGGCAGAGAGGTTTGAAGATATAACAAAGGAGAAATTACAAAATTTGAAGCTTCAATCTTGTTGGCAATTAGCACGAAGCTTGGGCATAAAATACGACAGGCATTTCACTGCCCAGACAGTCAGATGTATGATACAGAATGTCCTTTTTCCAGATGAGCAGGATCCAGAGATCGAGAATGGAGAAGCAGATATTCCTTCCTTTTTGAATTCTTTTCTACAGACGCCCGAGGCCGAAACTACGACGCTAACAACCCCTACTGGAGACGACGGACATGAACTTCCTGATACTCGGAAACGCTACGCTGCTACAACGACTCCAATTCCATCTCCAAGGACTATATGGGGAACAGAACTCAATCACACTAAAGAAACGGATCCAG GCCTCATCTAG